CCATGGTTAATTCTAACATATTccattttttattattgtagACGGAGGACCGAAGGTGGATGTATCTTGACAACAGAACTTGTGAACAATACTTATCTGGTGTGAAGTCATTCATATCTGCAGCAGAGGCTGATATGTTGAGTCAGAACAAGTCCTCTATGTTCTGCCCGTGCCGTGATTGTGAGAACATCATGGAGTATAGAAACTCGATGCATATTCATGCTCATCTCATCATTCGGGGATTCATAAAAAAATACATGTACACATGTTGGAATAAACATGGTGAGGTTGGTGTcaatgatggagagcttgatgaagacCTCCCGGACAAGCAGCAGGACCAAGATGATATGCATACATGTCAAGATCTTAGTGACGATGATATTGTCGATATCGGTGGCAACTGTGCCCGTGTGGTTGAGAATTTGGAGGAGATGATTCATGATACCATGGAGAATGATGATGATATTGATGGGGAGTTCGCTACATTGAAACAACTACTGAGAGATGCGAAGATCCCATTGTATCCCGGTTGTAAGGAAAAGTATACAAAGTTGTTCATGGCGTTCATGCTGTTGCAACTGAAAGCAACCCATCATTGGACCAACCGGAGCTTTAAGGCATTGCTAGATCTGCTACATGATATGCTTCCAGAAGGGAATGAAATACCTAAGTCCACCTACGATGCTAAGAAGACTATTTGCCCTATGGGATTGGAAGTAGAAAAGATACATGCATTTAAGAATGATTGCATTATATTCCGTGGTGATAATGCAGATTTGACTGAATGCCCAGAGTGTGGAGTCTCTCGATACAAGTGTAGAAAAGATGGTGGCGATGATAAGAGAAGGAATGGAGCTCCTCGTAAGGTGGCATGGTATTTCCCTATAATACCCCGCGTGAAGCGCATGTTTGCAAGTAAGAAGGAGGCTCAGTTGTTGCGCTGGCATAAGGAAGGGCGCAAGGATAATGATAATTATCTACGGCATCCGGCTGATTCTACCCAATGGAGAACTTCAATGCGATGTATGGACAATTTGCAAATGATCCAAGAAATATTCGGTTTGCGTTGAGCACAGATGGTATTAACCCATTTGGTAGCATGAGTAGCTCGCATAGTGTCTGGCCCGTTCTGCTATCTATATACAATCTCCTGCCCTGGCTCTGTAACAAGAGGAAGTATATCATGATGCCACTTCTAATCTTAGGCCCGCATCAGCCAGGCAACGACATCGATGTGTATCTCAGACCACTTGTGGATGATCTTAAACAACTCTGGTCACTTGGTGTTGAGGATGTCTTCGATGGGTACAAGCAAGAGCGCTTCACTCTACACGGCATGTTATTTTGTACCATCAACGATATCCCAGCACATCATTGCTTGTCTGGACAATGTAAAGGGGACCAAGATTGCTTCCATTGCTTAGAGGATACCGGGTCTTTGTGGTTGAACAACTCGAAGAAATAGGTGTACCTAAGGCACCGACGTTTCCTTCCCCAATCTCATGCCTATCGAAAGATGAAGCAACAATTTGATGGCACGAAGGAGACATCATTAGCTCCAAGGCATTTCAATGGGAAATATGTCTACAATCAGGTGAAGGATATCAACGTTACCTTTGGGGAAAAAAGCATAAACCTTGGAGAAAAAAGCACAATCCTTGGAAAGAGGAAGCGGACTGTGGAAAATGATGATAAGAAGAGGTGGAAAAAGAAATCTATTTTTTGGAAGCTATTCTTCAAAGGATACAATGGGAGAGAGGTTACATTCAGTTGAACCCTCTTCCATTGGATTCTATAACTGGACCTTCAAGTGGTTCCGCTCCTCTTTCTCAATCAGTTCAGCCTCAGAAAAATGCTGAGAGAGATCTAGAAAAAGCTGGCAGAAATGAATTCCAAGAAAGATAATGTGGGACAGATGGAGAAACAGTCAAAGATGAGCTCCAAGAATGCTATCGCTGCAGAGATGGACATAGATACACAGCTGAAGTTGAGCTCCAAGAAGGCTACTGCTGCTGCAAAGTGTCATTCGGAGAAGCAGCCAAAGTTTTGGTCCAAGAAGGCAGGTGCCACTAGTGCAATGGAGAAGCAGCAAAAAAGGCAACcatgcactactagaaaaatgccttaaggcaccggttgcaggtgccctttggtaccggtttttgaaccgtTATCCCGAAAGTGGTACCAAAGActcgagcctttggtaccgggtaaattaactggtacctaaggcctccaaaattcatggaaaatattctctttggctgggatttgaactcgcgacctctagccttgcgcgttgctcctttaccatctcagctacacagttcttctgattgagaaggagatgctttccttttgaagtaacccatggatgagcctaaggtaccggttgataacaccaaccggtacctaaggctcgtctaaaggtaccggttggtggtaccacccggtactaatataaaagttaccacccggtacctatggagagccttaggtactggttgataataccaaccggtacctaaggctcattca
This genomic interval from Panicum virgatum strain AP13 chromosome 8K, P.virgatum_v5, whole genome shotgun sequence contains the following:
- the LOC120644011 gene encoding uncharacterized protein LOC120644011 isoform X1 yields the protein MYLDNRTCEQYLSGVKSFISAAEADMLSQNKSSMFCPCRDCENIMEYRNSMHIHAHLIIRGFIKKYMYTCWNKHGEVGVNDGELDEDLPDKQQDQDDMHTCQDLSDDDIVDIGGNCARVVENLEEMIHDTMENDDDIDGEFATLKQLLRDAKIPLYPGCKEKYTKLFMAFMLLQLKATHHWTNRSFKALLDLLHDMLPEGNEIPKSTYDAKKTICPMGLEVEKIHAFKNDCIIFRGDNADLTECPECGVSRYKCRKDGGDDKRRNGAPRKVAWYFPIIPRVKRMFASKKEAQLLRWHKEGRKDNDNYLRHPADSTQWRTSMRCMDNLQMIQEIFGLR